The Aedes albopictus strain Foshan chromosome 2, AalbF5, whole genome shotgun sequence region ttttcgatcaccttttcacgaagcatcgtaggctgggagcgttattggtgtggtgtcggtacatgcgaatgttgcttctatgtgtgtgtcgagcgttcgtaccgtagcttctaaaaccaacccattcggtgttgttcggatGTTCGagtgagcatgtggcggcactgacagatgtgtgcaaaatcgtttgtgagttacatcatgttcgttttgccacctctttgcctctggtcatcgctgagcagtgtacacTGTACAGTGTACAGTTCCATCACcagcgataaaaatacaattgataagttgattgagcattcgtgagatGATATTTGCAACATTGCGTATAAGCGTACCACAGTGGGTTCAAACAGCGACCTGAAAAGGGCACTTTAATAACgcgtaaagcgaaagagagcctatagctcttaatcacagcgggttaagaacaacaaaatatcctgaatattcaggtctctggagacagtttcacttaataagtgtttaccgaatattcggaaacgcagttgcgcaaaaactggacagttacatatcaaatgatacgaagttccataatcggattaacagctatcacatgcaaatgaatcagcttgctgaatattcgccatgtgttAGCTGAGTCGCCAGTGGCcactggccagtcaatgctttgaccagaatgctgcaattctgctttgacagatttgtaagatatttcgccacccttggagatggctcagtacaatacaatttggtttgacaacatgactccaaactattccagtattgtctgtgttgagtatcagcccaggtgtgaatatgaagctttacccaacacttcgatatcggaatagctggctcagggccaatgaagtcatgtgatgctccagtgcgagctaactcatcagccaatttcatttccagcgatggaagaatgaccaggcacccatacaaggtgaacagcgtttgctgaattcagctcctcgatttgagttcgacaagcgataactatcttcgacctggagttggccgaagcaagtgcttcaatagcagcctgactatctgaatgcccattacgtgctgctgaagtgctgattgcactccgcacataagatttcggcttgaaaaacggtacagtgtctaccaagtgagtaagactgatacagcctgagttcacgagaataaacaccagcacctgctcgaccttcgagaagggagccatcagtgtaacatacgatgccgtctgaaatacttctttccagatatccagatgtccactcttcccgggaagggaattccgtggaaaatgtcctatatggaaaattacaagcaattgtaagatcacttggagcaaggacaattttgtcccaattcaccgaaagtggaaacaacgaggtgtgtgttgatgtgcggttcacaggagtttcctctagtagaccgagtacccgtagatggtaagtgcaagaaagtgcttcttgtttgagatgaatgtgcagtggagcaacgtcaaagagaactttgagcgctgccgtaggagttgaagagaacgccccagatatcgccattaagcacatcctttggagatggcctaactttggcctaacatccataggccaatattggccgaacaacagttgtgtagatccatttgatatacttgggttttagaccccaagttgtaccaaaggttcgccggcattgcccgaaggccatacaagctttcttgattctgaactcaatgtgaggtgtccaggaaagcttggaatcaagaatgactccaacgtactttacctgttcagtcacatcgatttcagaatcaaagagacgcaaaggtcgaacgccattacggtttcgcctttccgtaaaaagaacaatagatgttttactcggattaaccgaaaggccatattggcgacaccaaccctcaatcacctgaagggcgctttgcatcaggccgaaaagggtggtgatacacataccaactaacaatgctaggtagtcgtcggcaaaaccataagtaggaaaaccgctattattgagttgcctcaatagcgtatctgctacgagattccacaaaagcggcgaTAAGACtctcccttgggggcatccacaaacactcaatttcctaatccctgcaagacgcaatgtcaagaagagatatcggtttttgagcatttgatgaatccaattggaaatcattggagatataccatgactccgtgcggcttccaatatggcatcgaaaggcacattgtcaaaggcaccctcgctatctaagaaaacacccaaacaagattgcttttgagcgaatgctttctcgatatcgattgtaaaagagtcacagtggacttaccagattggtaggcatgttggtttacatgaataggcactaggcctgtccagcttttcaaaaatgttctctgattctcaagtccacccccatattttgattggcatcctaaaagaagtaactggtcaaaatttcagccaaatccgttgaaattaagaggtgcatcaaatcaattttgtgtttttcgactatttttgaacttcaaaaaatcataactacactaaaatatgtcaaaacttaattctttcggcagaaattgaaagctatacttgtctgctacaacttctccgaacaacgtgtgccaataaaattgaaggaaacatgtgtaattatcacatttgtaatcataaaaaccttaaaaagttgattttttgatagatttcgttctggaacaccctaatatacttaataagttggatttttcaaaacggcatcatattctccaatgttttttggttatttgcttctttgacaccaatgctgtaggagttgagcaaaaattactaaaattcgtgaaagtcaaatgtggcctaaaaactagctttttggaggcaatcacgttgtagcgcgaaattgtactgaacgtagtagctttgcttcctagtagtttgccttggctaccccctaccacgggtgataacaaacaagcgcgatgacaggtgttggctatcatatcagtgctgacgcgatgccactttttgcgcgccaaagcgtgattgcacccgaaaagctagtttttaggccacatttggctttcacgaattttagtaatttttgctcaactcctacagcagtggtgccaaagaagcaaataactaaaaaaacattggagaatatgatgccgttttgaaaaatccaacttattaagtatattagggtgttccagaacaaaatctggacaaaaatccactttttaaagtttttctgattacaaatgtgataattacacatgtttccttcaattttattggcacacgttgttcggagaagttgtagcaaacaagtatagctttcaatttctgccgaaagaattaagttttgacatattttagtgtagttatgattttttgaagttcaaaaatagtcgaaaaacacaaaattgatttgatgcacctcttaattttaatggatttagctgaaattttgaccagttacttcttttaggatgccaatcaaaatatgggggtggacttgagaatcagagaacatttttgaaaagctggacaggcctaataggcacgttggccagatgaacatcacggatgtgatgatccacaatgtgttctaagcatttcagaagaaaagaggtcaaactgataggtctgaaactctttgcttcttcatacgacgcacgacccactttcggaataaacttcacagtaaaatcccgccaggatttgggaatataccctgtaacaaaactgcaaataagtatttttttcaaaagatgtttgaaatgatcaaatcccttctgaagcaaaataggataattcccatctgccccaggagatttgaaaggagcaaagctattaagtgcccactcaatcgattctatagttacaatactacgagccgaagccagggaatcgtaactacaagaaaatacatcaggttcatccgaagatgtaatatccacacatccagggaagtgtgtgctgaataagcattccagaaatttctcatcagagtaagtcagatcgccatttggtaaacgaagttcgttcacttggaaatccttagatttcgcaaggattttatttaaccgactgacttcactcaaactggaaacatttgtacaaaggtttttccagccggatcgttcagcagaccggagagctttcctgtaggccttgcgagccgacctgaaagccttcgaaccagccgaacgtcgtctttctacattgtttcctgagtttcgccagatcagagttccaccaagggattcctcttgtgatcttcacagaccgtagagggcatgcttcttcaaacgcttccttgatgaaggtcgttgtagtatcaacggcatcatctaaatcacttgggagtgtcaatggatggtgagtatccatgaaatttggtcgcaaccaaatcagtaaaaagatcccagtttgttgaccggggatttctgaaacgcaatgtttgcgaagtaacatttaaatgttcaaaaaacatGTAGaaatgatcagataaagattcttcatctgacacatgccaattagtcagctcgtgactaattctactagagcaaagcgttatgtctaacacttcctctctagaagataccatgaaggttgggcggttgcctatgttaagtaatgcaagatctgtatttACTACTTaagcactccatcaaactggagcctctcaagttaatgtctgagctgccccagatgatatggtttGCGATCCGAACTTGATTTATCCAGTGTTGAGCTTGAGCGTATCAGCCTGGCAGCGTAGCCTAGTAGGTATTTGCAgaagaaggactcctcaagaggtctgcACATAGCGGGcattggcgcagtcttgtgctaaTGTAGAAGAATCTTTCAAACTATTTCTAACTCGCATGTGATGTCGTAGCTCTCGTAGATGGTATTGTCGATTTTGTATCACCGAATGCGATGATACGAATCAGTAGCGGGTGAAACCATCACCAGAGTCGTGACCTACCAATCAACAAACGGAAGTCTGTCATTTCTCCGATTTCACTAACATAGGCACCAGTAGAGGTGGTGcctgattcgttgcgatgattctgAGATGTCCATTGGAAGTTGGTGCCGTGTTTTGTtctgaaagcaacatacaatatgaTTTGGATCATGTATCGTGTCCAATACGCCACCTACAGCGCTACGATGGCGAACCCGCGGATGGACGATTAtgtgggtgctcccgatgaagttaacAAGTCTTTTTTCATCGCAGAGATCGTAGTCATCGGTGTTCTCATTCCTTTTATGTATTTATATTgctggagtttctggaagatcaTACGATGATCAGCCACTTCTAATGTTGGGTGCAGATGCTTTAGTGAGTCGTTTCTCCAAGTCAAATACTGGAGAACAGCTAGATCATCAGGCAGCCGCAAACCCATATTTTGATGTTAGCCTCCGATCAAAGTTCCCATCGGGGTTACCCGACAAGGTTGTACGTAGCGCGGCCTGTTCCTCATGAAGTTGCTGGGTTCGGGTACTCAACACTTATCAACCAAAATAACATCTTTTACTTGTTAATTTTTGCATACTCTTTCTTATTTACTCGCTTTCTTGTTACTTCtatagtagggtcttgtaccatttgggcaggtgtacctattttgggcacttgccactataactaagtcaatttcaaaccgattgatttgattttttgttcagagTTAGATAATGTACGTGCCtagctctatacaaaatttcaaatcaatcggtttgaaattgacttagttatagcggcaagtgcccaaaataggtacacctgcccaaatggtacaagaccctacctatTGTAAACGCACATGTGTATTTATTTCTAGGTACGCAGTATCGAACACCAATCGATTTGCGATGAAGTTATGAAGCCGGCCATCCGATTCACTACAATAGTAGCAGTCGTCAATATCGTGATGGGTATGGCTTTTACTTTGCTGCCGATTCCGGAGATGATTTATCACTATACCATAACCGGCCAATGGGTTCGCCAATTGCCGTTTCTTATTTGGTGGAGCTTCGATGTGTACGCCGGTTTTGTGTACTATTTTATATATCCACTGTACATTGTGATAGGATTCTCCGGTATTATTATCCACATGGTAAACAACATGATTTGTTCGAACAAGAATTTCCGGTACCTGTAACTTTTTTGCAATTTTAGGGATTTGACTGCTTGTTTTGCATTCTAGCTGCACACATATGTGTGCATTTTCGAATTTTGAAGCATGATTTGGGGAACCTGACTGACTTGCTTGACGGCACGGAAAACATCATTGAGAACAGGAAAAAAGTCAATCCAAAACTGTATGGTATTGTTGAAAAACATCAGATTATCGAAGAGTATGTATTACTATTCCTAAGtaacaatttgatttttttttagttttgaggAGGTTAAAAAATCATCCTTAaacctatttttttaaattttctatttGATGATGATTTTAAGGACATCCTCGAATCTTTTTACTCAACTAGATTGTGGTACGGTTTGTACTAACAAGAAAGTTTATGTGGCGGCGGAATAAACTGTCTGAGTTTAGGCTTTAAGAAAACTAACGTTCGATCTTGTTTTAGGTGTCACAATAGGATGAATACGATTTTTAATTTTGCGCTGTTCTACAACTTCTTTGTGAGCTCATTCATAATTTGTATTCAAGGATTTATGGTAACCGTAAGTACATTACAGTTTTGCCTTCATTATTGTTTTAAAGTGTTTTGTCAAAATTATCGagtcttatgcaaaatatttctttttatttacaggcgGCTTCTGGATATACCCTTATAAAATTTGCTCTCTTTTTGGCAAGTTTTCTCGTGGAACTGTTCCTGTTGTGTTTCTATGGGCATCATATTGTAGAAAGCGTAAGTTATtcagtgtaaaaaaaaaacaacgaatcaTTTTACGCAGCTGACTGCACATTAGGGTGGAACTTATTTTGCAAgatcgtaggatgaaaataggagcatTTTGATAAAGGGGCTCATTTTGCCACAAAGGGCTGTAAATTTGAacaaagtgaaaatttttgaaaacctCATAATTTTTCTATATCAAATCAATGATTCTAATTTCCTTAAGGACGAATCATTGCGATATCTTAATTAATGAAGAAAAAGCATAAATCATTTGTTCAGTTGTCAGCCAACGCGCGATCGGATCGGTCGACTCTTTGCGGCAGAGCAAACTATCGTATCGGTTTCGACTTTTGCAATAGAATTACCATTGTTCATTTTACTGACAATGGCTTCTATACGCAAAAATACATTGGTCGTCGATTTCAATGTACTCCCTGTGCGACCAAGTGCAGGAGACATCGAGAAATTTCTGTGTAAATCACTAGAGATTGAGATGGCATCCGTCAAAAATCTCCAACTACATACCATTCGGAACTGCGCCCTCATTGAGATGCGCACCTTAGAAGCTGCAGAACGGTTGGCTTCTGCACACCACCTAAAACACTCCATGCAAGCAGGGAAGAAATTGTTCAACATCCCGGTGTACGTGGAGGATACAGCCATCAACGTCCGTGTACACGATCTCCCGCCAAGTGTACCCAATGCAGCCGTCGCCGAGCACATGAAACAGTATGGGAAGGTAATATCAGTTGCCCGCGagttgtggaaaaagttttttcgTGGAATCCCGAACGGCGTACGAGTAGTTCGCATTGAACTGACCAAACATATACCATCCTTCGTCCGAGTACAAGATCAGCTCACCGCTGTATCGTATCGATCGCAGGTACCCACTTGCATGCGATGCGAACAAAAATCACA contains the following coding sequences:
- the LOC109414274 gene encoding odorant receptor 4 — its product is MVKFEQTFKAVDLILITSGIPSCSSFYPASIKSALKRNAVFLIAFTLLLYTAFGELVYLVQMLQREFTFLEITFQAPCLGYCSIGLMKMLILAVKRNSIAGLVQTLQKYWYTSVRSIEHQSICDEVMKPAIRFTTIVAVVNIVMGMAFTLLPIPEMIYHYTITGQWVRQLPFLIWWSFDVYAGFVYYFIYPLYIVIGFSGIIIHMGFDCLFCILAAHICVHFRILKHDLGNLTDLLDGTENIIENRKKVNPKLYGIVEKHQIIEECHNRMNTIFNFALFYNFFVSSFIICIQGFMVTAASGYTLIKFALFLASFLVELFLLCFYGHHIVESSILAAEAAYHCSWYNTNHQFRTIVLQMINKGQNPLTLMAWKIWPVDMSTFASILSASWSYFTLLRTVYAD